The genomic interval GGAATTTCATTAAGTTTATCAGTCTTTTTTGCTTTGTTTACAGGGAGTTTTTTGTCTTTATTAATCACTAGTTGGTTTAATGTGAAAATAGACTATATTTTATCTTTATGTGCAGGAGTATTATGCGGAGTCCTATTTTTAGAACTGATTCCACACAGTTTTTCTGATTATAGTAGTGTTTCTGTGGTGATTGGTATCTTAATAGGACTCTCCGTCATGTTCTTCATTGATAAACTTATTCATAAACATCATTCTCAAAATGTTATCGTAGATAAAACATCGTCTTTTTATTTTCTCATTTTAGCCATCACGCTTCATAATGTTCCAGCAGGTATCGCTTTAGGCAATCATGCTGAACATAATGAACATTTATTTCAATTGCTTGTTTTCCATCACATTCCTGAGGGTATAACATTAATGATGATCTATATAGCATCATCCCTTAAAATACATCATTTGTTTGCTTCCTTTGTATTCTTAAGTGTAAGCTTAACAAGTTTTGCATTATTAGGAAGTATTCTTCCATTCAGTAATGTTCAATATCTAGGAATGATACTTGGTGTTGCAATTAGCACGATGGGTTATATTACTATTTTTGAATTGTTTTTTCCTTCTTTAAAAAAAGGATATCGATCCTTCCATTGGTTAAGTTTGCTTTCTGGCATATTTATTGCGGCAATCATCTTTATTATTGGCTAAGATTGACAAAAGCCAATATTTTTTTTACAATTTAATTAGATAATATGAGCATATACTCATATTTGCAAATATAATAATACAAAGAGGTGTGATATGGTGGGCGGTTCCACAAATAACAATCATAAAAATATCGAACAGCTTGATGAAGAAACACTTTTTATTGTCTCACAGACATTTAAAGCATTAGGTGACCCGACAAGAATCAGAATTTTACATTTGTTATCACATGAAGAACACTCTGTAAATGATATAGCTGAAAAACTCTCATTGTTACAATCGACAGTTTCTCATCAGCTAAGATTTTTGAAAAATCTTCGGTTGGTTAAATATAGAAGAGAAGGTACTACGCTATATTACTCAGCAGATGATGATCATGTTATGAATGTCTTGCAGCAAACGATTCATCATGCACAGCATCATTAAGCTTATAGATGGAGTGAAACAAAATGAATGAATATAAAGTAAAGGGTTTAACCTGCGTAAACTGTACAAGAGAGCTTCAAGAGGAAATTAATAAATTACCTTCAGGGGAAACAGCATCGCTTAGCTATAATACTGGAAAACTTCGACTAGAAAGCACAGTCGATATGGATAGAGTAAATAAGATTTTATCATCAGATGGAGCATATATAGAACATGATCATGCTCATGATGAAGGTCACCATCATGAACACCATACAGGCGTGAATTGGATGGTCTTATTGTCCATATCTGCATTTTTTTATGTTGCTGCATTTATTACAGAATATTGGATTAATGAATATGTAGCGATTGGCTTCTTTCTAGCTGCAACGATTTTGAGCGGCTATCAAACATTCCTAAAAGGCTTAAAAAACTTACTAAAGTTTAAATTTAATATTGAAACGCTTATGACAGTTGCTCTTATCGGTGCACTTAGTATTGGTGAATGGAAGGAAGGTGCACTTGTTGCAATCCTCTTTGGGATAAATGAATATTTAGAAGGTTTAGGAATGCAGAAAGCTCGAAAATCAATGGAAAAATTACTTGAAATTGCTCCAAAAGAAGCTACGATTTTAGAAAATGGTGAAGAAAAAATTGTTAAAATCTCTTCTTTGAAAGTCAATCAGGTAGTTTTAGTTAAGGCTGGAGAAAAAATCCCTTCTGATGGAATAGTTGTTGATGGGAAAAGCTCTGTAAATGAAGCTGCGATAACTGGTGAATCAATGCCAGTAGAAAAAGCAATTGATGAACATGTTTTTGGGGGAAGTATTAATAATGAAGGTGTTCTTAAAATTAAAATTACAAAGGCTTATGAAGACTCTTCTTTAGCAAAAATTCTCCATCTTGTTGAAGAAGCACAAGATACTAAGACACCAACTGAACTGTTTATTAATAAATTTGCAAAATATTATACACCTTTCATTATGGTGATCTCATTTTTGGTCATGATTTTCCCGCCACTTTTTCTAAATGGGAATTGGGGAGATTGGTTTTACCAAGGTTTAGCTGTGTTAATTGTAGGTTGTCCATGTGCACTTGTCCTATCTTCACCGATTGCAATTGTTTCAGGAATTACGAAAAATGCTCGAAATGGGATCCTCATTAAAGGAGGAGTTTTCTTAGAACAACTAGGTAAAGTAACGACATTTGCTTTTGATAAAACAGGGACATTGACAAAAGGGGAGCCTTATGTCGAAAAACTTGTTGACTATGATCCGGCATTTTTACAAATAGCAGCATCTATTGAAAAAACTTCTTCACATCCAAT from Metabacillus sediminilitoris carries:
- a CDS encoding heavy metal translocating P-type ATPase; translation: MNEYKVKGLTCVNCTRELQEEINKLPSGETASLSYNTGKLRLESTVDMDRVNKILSSDGAYIEHDHAHDEGHHHEHHTGVNWMVLLSISAFFYVAAFITEYWINEYVAIGFFLAATILSGYQTFLKGLKNLLKFKFNIETLMTVALIGALSIGEWKEGALVAILFGINEYLEGLGMQKARKSMEKLLEIAPKEATILENGEEKIVKISSLKVNQVVLVKAGEKIPSDGIVVDGKSSVNEAAITGESMPVEKAIDEHVFGGSINNEGVLKIKITKAYEDSSLAKILHLVEEAQDTKTPTELFINKFAKYYTPFIMVISFLVMIFPPLFLNGNWGDWFYQGLAVLIVGCPCALVLSSPIAIVSGITKNARNGILIKGGVFLEQLGKVTTFAFDKTGTLTKGEPYVEKLVDYDPAFLQIAASIEKTSSHPIAKAVLSKAEGVHFLEPEEISAVSGTGIIAKFNGITYFLGNEAHIHHIALPSQVLKDLKTFKDEGMTIVILANETNILGIMGISDQVRAESQSVISQLHSSGVNKTIMLTGDHEMTAKKVAKSVGLTTYFASLLPEEKVSKIKELTKNEKVAMIGDGINDAPALATADIGIAMGKGTDSAIETADIVLMQDHLGKLPSAIRSAKKVNKIIKLNITLALGLKLIALLLTIPGLLTLWIAILSDMGATILVTLISLTVLYEKRGHESRI
- a CDS encoding ZIP family metal transporter, with product MGISLSLSVFFALFTGSFLSLLITSWFNVKIDYILSLCAGVLCGVLFLELIPHSFSDYSSVSVVIGILIGLSVMFFIDKLIHKHHSQNVIVDKTSSFYFLILAITLHNVPAGIALGNHAEHNEHLFQLLVFHHIPEGITLMMIYIASSLKIHHLFASFVFLSVSLTSFALLGSILPFSNVQYLGMILGVAISTMGYITIFELFFPSLKKGYRSFHWLSLLSGIFIAAIIFIIG
- a CDS encoding ArsR/SmtB family transcription factor translates to MGGSTNNNHKNIEQLDEETLFIVSQTFKALGDPTRIRILHLLSHEEHSVNDIAEKLSLLQSTVSHQLRFLKNLRLVKYRREGTTLYYSADDDHVMNVLQQTIHHAQHH